The Lentisphaerota bacterium genome segment CCCAGGCCGCTGCCCATTGTCTCGAGCGTGGTGGGAAAGAAACTGATGAAGTTTGCCCCCCGTTTCTTCAGGTTGTCGAGGTCGGCTTCCGTTATGGCGCCCTGATTATACAATTCACAGTTGTCGTTGTACCACAAGCCGACGCCATAGAAGGGGGTGTGATCGCTATGCATCAGGTAACGCCGATTCGGTGCGATGCCGACAAAACCCGGGTGCGCAGAAGCCGTCACCACACACTCCGCCCGAGCGCTCTTCGCTCTGTCGGTCGGGGTGTTAACCGTCACGACGTAGTGCCACGTGCCCGTCTCTGTCGGCGTGAAACGAACCATCCACAGGGCAGCCCAACTCGACGGGTTGTAGAAGCCCCATATTTTCCATTTTTTTCCCGAGGGAGCCGTGAACGTCGCCTGCAGGTCAATCTCTTCTGGATCAAACGGGTTGCAAAAATCGGCGTCGAGATCAATCCGCAGTTCCAGCTTTTCGTAAAGCCCGACGGATGCCGAGACGGCTTGGATGGCGTTGATTCGGCAGGGCCCAGCCGGTCTGCCAGACAGGCGGGAATGCGCGTGACTTCGAGAACGTGACTGCATAAAACCGACCGGTCCTCCCTGCGTTGTTACACGCCTCCGCCCCATTCCAGTGATCGTCCTGCGCTGGTCCAGCCCAGACTGTTCCTGCGGCGCACGGCTTGCGTATCCTTGACGGCCTCGCCTGTGTTGCGGAGTGTTCCGTTCTCCAGATCCGGGCTGTTGATGGCGTGCAGCCGTTCGATCAGGTGCTGCCGCATTTCCCGGACCTTCTCCGGCAGGGCAGGGGCGATGTCGTTCAGATCATTGGAATCCGCTGCGTGATCGAATAACTGTTCGCGACCGTCCTTGACGAAGTAGAGGTATTTGTGTCGGCCATC includes the following:
- a CDS encoding DUF5060 domain-containing protein produces the protein MGRRRVTTQGGPVGFMQSRSRSHAHSRLSGRPAGPCRINAIQAVSASVGLYEKLELRIDLDADFCNPFDPEEIDLQATFTAPSGKKWKIWGFYNPSSWAALWMVRFTPTETGTWHYVVTVNTPTDRAKSARAECVVTASAHPGFVGIAPNRRYLMHSDHTPFYGVGLWYNDNCELYNQGAITEADLDNLKKRGANFISFFPTTLETMGSGLGRYDENRCGRMDQLFDWCERRDMKISWNLLFHSHVSRAVWVNPRYRHNPYRLISSAGDFFGSAEVWEYQQKLFRY